In the genome of Lactobacillus intestinalis, the window TTAATATCCTGCTCCATCATTCTGGAAAGAACGAGCTTACTCTAAAACTTCAATACCTTGAGAAAAATAAATCTGAACATTAATCATCAAAAAACACTCTGCTTCTAACAAGCAAAGTGTTTTTTCGTATCTAATTTTTGCATTAACCCTTATCTGCACCAGCAGTAATTCCGTTAACATAGAATTTCTGCATAAAGATAAAGAGGATTGTAATTGGAATTGCGATGATCACACATCCTGCAACGAACTGGGCAAAGTATGCCGTCGCATTACCTTTAGCTGTGTGAACCATATTGTAAAGTCCATAAGCAATTGTGTAATTCTTGGCATTTCCTGAAGTAGAAAGGATAATTCCAGAGAAGATGAAGTCTGTCCATGGAGCAATAAATGCGGTCAAGGCAGTATAAACAATCATTGGCTTGGATAATGGCAATCCAATATGAATAAATACTTGCCATTCAGTTGCACCGTCAATTTCTGCAGCTTCATCGATTGCCCGAGGAATAGTATCAAAGAATCCTTTAGCGACATAGAATCCAAGACCTGCACCACCAACATAAACAAGTAAAAGTCCGAAGAGGTTTAACATGTTTAAGCCTTTTAAGATGTAGTACAAGGCAATCATTGACATGAATCCTGGGAACATCCCCAAAACTAAGGCAATTTGTAAGAACGGCTTTCTAAATTTAAAGCGTAATCTTGATAATACATAAGCAACCGAAATTGTTAAGAACGTTGAGATTACCATCGATGCAAGGGATACTAGCAAGGTATTGATAATCCAGTTAACAAAGGGATATTGCGGATTCGTAAAGATCCCAATATAGTTCTGCAGGGTAAATTTGTCAGGCCAAAATGTCGAAACAAATCCCGTATCATTATATGAGAAACTTGCCAAGACGATCCAGATAATCGGTAAAATCCAGATGATCGCTAAAATAATCAATAAGATATACCGAAAGATTAGTGAGAGCCGTCTTTGATTTTTATAAGACTTCATTTTCTAGCCCTCCTTAAAAGCATTCGTACGTCTATAAGCTGCAAGAGAAACTACAGCACTGATCACAAAGATCAAAATACCTAATACAGCACTGGCATTATATCGTTGCTCTTGACCAAAGGTTAAGTTATAAAGCCACGTTACCAATAAGTCAGTCGATCCAGCACCGTTATATTTACTATTCATTGGTGCACCACCCGTCAAAAGGAAGATGACATTGAAGTTGTTGATGTTACCAATAAATTGTTGGATAAGAGATGGTGCCATTACAAATAGAATCTGGGGGAAAGTAATTGATCTAAAAATCTGTACAGCATTCGCACCATCAATCTTAGCAGCTTCAATTTGATCTTGAGGCAAGTTTTGAATGATCGCGGTTGAAACTAACATAGAAACTGGAATACCAATCCACATGTTGACAATGATTACCGTAATTCGAGCAACCAATGGCGAAGCCTGGTTGTCAATGAAGTGAATTGGATGAGAAATCCATCCAATATTCATCAAGATGTTGTTAAGTGCACCTTGATAGTCTAAGAATTGTGCCATCATCAATAAGGAAACAAATTGTGGCACAGCCCAAACAATAACAAAGATTGTTCTCCAGAAGTTTTTATGCTTAATACCTTTTGATTCAATAAGCAACGCAAGCAAAACTCCAAAGAAGAAAGTAGTTGCAGTAGCAGCCACTGCCCAAACCAAAGTCCAGCCTAAGACTGGGAAGAAAGTACCAGCTAAATCACCGCCAAGCACATTACCAAATGCTTGAAAGCCAGTCCAAGAAAAGGCAATTGGGTGCTGACGATCATAGTTAGTAAATGCCATAGAAATCATGAAGATCGTTGGCAATACCGTGAAGAACAAGATTCCAAGTAAAGGAAGGAACATCAAAGTAGCATGAAGTCTACTATCAAACAAGCTCTTTAACTCTTGCATATTAGTTGGAATATGTTCACCATCGCGCTTCAAGATGTAGTTGTGTCTAGTTGATTTTAAGTTGACAATGTACAAACAAATAATTGCAATACAAAGCATTACGGCTAAGACACCGAACAGTAAAATCAACACTGAGTTTGATGGCTGCTTAGTCACATACACACCTTGTGCTGCGTCATAGACGACTTTCTTGGTTTTATTTGTTCCAAGTGTAGCGAGCATACTTAATGTAGAAATACCACTAAAGATGAACCAAATAATGAAAACAACTTCTGAAAGTAAAAGTGCAAATCCTTTTGCCCATTGTTTGTTTTCTAAAGCATTACTACCCATAATGAAAAATGAAAGTTTGGTAGCAAAGTCTCCCTTAGACCATACTTCACGATAAGTTGCTTTAGGAGCTACATGCTTTTTTCTTATAAACATAATTTCTCCCCTTCTTAAGCTAAAAGGTTGGAGCAATTTCTAGACCAACCTTTTACACTTTGCAATCAACTATTTCTTTTCAATAGCCTTAGATAATTTAGCAAGTTGAGCCTTGTATTGACTTGGCTTGATCTTACCATCATAAGTACCACTGATTAATGGTGCAGAATCATTCCAGAATGTAGCCATTTGTGGAAGCTTAGGTTGCAATACTGAGTTACCAGGTTTAGCCATTTCAATTACTGCTTCAGCAACTGGATCACTCTTAACAGCATTTGAGTTTACAGCAGCCTTAAGTACAGGAATTTGACCAGCTTCTTTATGAGCGATAAGTTGTGACTTCTTGTTAGTGATGTAAGCAGCAAGTTCTGAAGCAGCCTTTGCATTCTTAGTGTGTGAGTTTACAGCGAAACCTTCAATACCAAGGAATGCTTCCATTTGAACACTCTTACCGCCAACATCGATCTTAGGATACTTAGCAACAGCGAAGTTCTTACCTAAAATCTTCTTAATGTTAGCTGCGTTCCAAGGACCGTCCAAGATAGCTTGAGCATTACCCTTCTTTAATTGGTTCAAAGCATTTGAAGTTTGCATTACGCCCTTGTTCTTCTTTTGGGCTGCATACCACTTCAAAGCATTAACACCGTTTTGTGAGTTAAAGGTTGAACCCTTCAGGTCTTCACCACTATTACCATAAAGCTTTGTACCAGCTGAGAACATTACTGGCCACATTACATAAGCATTAGTAAAGTCGGTAGCTACAACTCCCTTTGAAGTTAAAGTCTTCCAATCTTTTACATCATTTGCAGAAAGCTTAGATTTATTGTAGTAAATAGTTTGGGCTTGTTGAGCATATGGATATGCATAAATCTTGTTCTTCCAAGTTACACCCTTAGAAGCAACACTTACATAGTTTGCCTTGATATCTTTCGTATCAGATGGTGAAAGTGGATTAATATAACCAGCTTCGGCCATTTGACCTAATTGATCATTAGGAACTTCAAATACATCGGCAGCCTTTGAAGGGTCCTTACCTACATCAGTCTTGGCATTAGCTGAACCATTAGGACTTTGAACAACACGAACTTTGATATTCTTATTTTTCTTAGTAAAGTCCTTTGCAATTTGCTTGTAGTATGGTACCTGTTCAGTATCCACCCATAAAGTTAAATTAGCACTCTTGCTATTGCTTGACGATGAATTTGATGATCCATTTGAACAAGCTGCAAGTGACATTGAGGCCAAAACTGCGGCACTTCCTAAAGCGACTTTCTTCCAAATTTTCATGACTTTTCCTCCTGAAAAATCTAACTATATATTTCTTAGCAACTGTAGCTACCTGCTACAAGTGGTTGTAAGCTTAGTAATAACAATTAATTAACAATTGTCTTTGTTGTATCTTTGTCAAAGAAGTGTGCCTTATTTACGTCAAATCCCATCTTCACTTTGTCGCCAGGTTCGTGATAATCACGAGCATTAACAATCGCAACAAATTCTGTTCCATCTACTTTTTGATAAAGCTGGATTGTAGCACCCAGAAGTTCAGATACAACAACTTCTGATTCCACAACGGCATTTGGCCAAGTTTCAAGAAATGCTTGCTCGGAGTGAATATCTTCTGGACGGATTCCAAAGATTAAATCTTTATCTCCATACCCCTTCTCTTCCAGCATCTTGGCCTTACCTTCTGGAATTTCAATATTCAAACCTTTCCCATCACTGATTCGGCCATTCTTATAATGAACATTAAAGAAGTTCATTTGAGGAGAGCCGATAAAACCAGCCACAAATTGGTTAACCGGCTTGTTATAAACTTCAAGTGGGGTACCAATCTGTTGAACTTCACCTACTGACATCACAACTACTCTATCTGCAAGCGTCATAGCTTCAGTTTGATCGTGAGTTACATAGATAGTAGTTGTACCTAGATTTTGATGAAGTTTGGCAATTTCTGCGCGCATCGAAACACGAAGCT includes:
- a CDS encoding sugar ABC transporter permease; this translates as MKSYKNQRRLSLIFRYILLIILAIIWILPIIWIVLASFSYNDTGFVSTFWPDKFTLQNYIGIFTNPQYPFVNWIINTLLVSLASMVISTFLTISVAYVLSRLRFKFRKPFLQIALVLGMFPGFMSMIALYYILKGLNMLNLFGLLLVYVGGAGLGFYVAKGFFDTIPRAIDEAAEIDGATEWQVFIHIGLPLSKPMIVYTALTAFIAPWTDFIFSGIILSTSGNAKNYTIAYGLYNMVHTAKGNATAYFAQFVAGCVIIAIPITILFIFMQKFYVNGITAGADKG
- a CDS encoding carbohydrate ABC transporter permease: MFIRKKHVAPKATYREVWSKGDFATKLSFFIMGSNALENKQWAKGFALLLSEVVFIIWFIFSGISTLSMLATLGTNKTKKVVYDAAQGVYVTKQPSNSVLILLFGVLAVMLCIAIICLYIVNLKSTRHNYILKRDGEHIPTNMQELKSLFDSRLHATLMFLPLLGILFFTVLPTIFMISMAFTNYDRQHPIAFSWTGFQAFGNVLGGDLAGTFFPVLGWTLVWAVAATATTFFFGVLLALLIESKGIKHKNFWRTIFVIVWAVPQFVSLLMMAQFLDYQGALNNILMNIGWISHPIHFIDNQASPLVARITVIIVNMWIGIPVSMLVSTAIIQNLPQDQIEAAKIDGANAVQIFRSITFPQILFVMAPSLIQQFIGNINNFNVIFLLTGGAPMNSKYNGAGSTDLLVTWLYNLTFGQEQRYNASAVLGILIFVISAVVSLAAYRRTNAFKEG
- a CDS encoding extracellular solute-binding protein, with translation MKIWKKVALGSAAVLASMSLAACSNGSSNSSSSNSKSANLTLWVDTEQVPYYKQIAKDFTKKNKNIKVRVVQSPNGSANAKTDVGKDPSKAADVFEVPNDQLGQMAEAGYINPLSPSDTKDIKANYVSVASKGVTWKNKIYAYPYAQQAQTIYYNKSKLSANDVKDWKTLTSKGVVATDFTNAYVMWPVMFSAGTKLYGNSGEDLKGSTFNSQNGVNALKWYAAQKKNKGVMQTSNALNQLKKGNAQAILDGPWNAANIKKILGKNFAVAKYPKIDVGGKSVQMEAFLGIEGFAVNSHTKNAKAASELAAYITNKKSQLIAHKEAGQIPVLKAAVNSNAVKSDPVAEAVIEMAKPGNSVLQPKLPQMATFWNDSAPLISGTYDGKIKPSQYKAQLAKLSKAIEKK
- a CDS encoding ABC transporter ATP-binding protein, with amino-acid sequence MVEVDLNHIYKKYPGNDYYSVNDFDLHIKDKEFIVFVGPSGCGKSTTLRMIAGLEDISKGTLEIDHKVMNDVAPKDRDIAMVFQNYALYPHMSIYDNMAFGLKLRHYKKDDIDKRVKHAAKILGLEQYLDKKPGELSGGQRQRVALGRAIVRDAPIFLMDEPLSNLDAKLRVSMRAEIAKLHQNLGTTTIYVTHDQTEAMTLADRVVVMSVGEVQQIGTPLEVYNKPVNQFVAGFIGSPQMNFFNVHYKNGRISDGKGLNIEIPEGKAKMLEEKGYGDKDLIFGIRPEDIHSEQAFLETWPNAVVESEVVVSELLGATIQLYQKVDGTEFVAIVNARDYHEPGDKVKMGFDVNKAHFFDKDTTKTIVN